The Frondihabitans australicus genome includes a region encoding these proteins:
- a CDS encoding FAD-dependent oxidoreductase encodes MTMHYPIAIIGGGLGGLTAARVLHANGINSVVFELEPNRGARVQGGMLDIHDYNGQKAIHAAGLWEPFTKIIHPGGESARVLDHTGAVQTEEPDDGTLSRPEVDRGDLRTLLLDSLPEDTIRWGHMVAAVRPVEGTVGRHEVEFANGEKITTDLLIGADGAWSKVRPVVTVEAPFYVGISFIEADLFNGAVDHPAEAAAMGPGMLFAFKDDTGMLGHLETDGTLHVYLGVRVDESWADSIDFGNTDAAKRAVLALIEGWDKGLRGLIGNADTPLIPRRIDALPVGINWARSPGVMLLGDAAHLMSPFAGEGANLAMYDGSELALAIAAHPGDTEAALAAYEAALFPRSQAAAAESAKMLEMLFQPGSPKQLVEFFHSMRPGSLETDAPEAH; translated from the coding sequence ATGACCATGCATTACCCCATTGCCATCATCGGCGGCGGCCTCGGCGGTCTGACTGCCGCCCGCGTGCTGCACGCCAACGGCATCAATTCCGTGGTGTTCGAACTCGAACCGAACCGCGGAGCGCGCGTGCAGGGCGGAATGCTCGACATCCACGACTACAACGGCCAAAAAGCCATCCACGCCGCTGGCCTGTGGGAGCCGTTCACCAAGATCATCCACCCGGGCGGCGAGTCCGCGCGCGTGCTGGATCACACGGGTGCCGTCCAGACCGAGGAGCCCGACGACGGAACTCTGAGCCGCCCCGAGGTCGATCGCGGCGACCTCCGCACCCTGCTCCTGGACTCCCTCCCTGAGGACACGATCCGATGGGGCCACATGGTCGCCGCTGTCCGGCCAGTCGAGGGCACCGTTGGCAGGCACGAGGTCGAATTCGCTAACGGGGAGAAGATCACCACCGATCTGCTCATCGGCGCCGACGGCGCCTGGTCGAAGGTCCGCCCCGTGGTGACCGTCGAGGCGCCGTTCTACGTCGGTATCTCATTCATCGAGGCCGACCTTTTCAACGGCGCGGTCGATCATCCCGCTGAGGCTGCTGCGATGGGCCCGGGAATGCTGTTCGCATTCAAGGACGACACCGGCATGCTCGGCCACCTCGAGACCGACGGGACGCTTCACGTGTACCTGGGCGTACGAGTCGATGAGTCCTGGGCGGACAGCATCGACTTCGGCAACACCGATGCCGCAAAGAGGGCCGTCCTCGCGCTGATCGAGGGATGGGACAAGGGCCTGCGCGGCCTGATCGGGAACGCCGACACCCCGCTGATCCCGCGACGAATCGACGCTCTGCCCGTCGGCATCAACTGGGCCCGCTCGCCAGGAGTGATGCTGCTCGGCGACGCCGCGCACCTGATGTCACCCTTCGCCGGCGAGGGCGCGAACCTCGCCATGTATGACGGCTCAGAACTCGCCCTCGCGATCGCCGCCCACCCCGGCGACACCGAGGCAGCACTGGCCGCCTACGAGGCCGCCCTGTTCCCCCGCTCCCAGGCAGCCGCGGCCGAGTCCGCGAAGATGCTGGAAATGCTGTTCCAGCCCGGCTCGCCCAAACAGCTCGTCGAGTTCTTCCACTCCATGAGGCCCGGGAGTCTGGAAACCGACGCTCCCGAGGCGCACTAG
- a CDS encoding NADPH-dependent FMN reductase → MMKIAVILASTRPGRTGEAVARWVMDNAVTPGDADYELVDLDDHTLPDLDEPVPPAAGLYAAPHTLAWAEVVGRFDGYVFVTPEYNHSFPGKLKNALDRVWAEWNNKAAGFVSYGADGRVRAVEALRPVCATLRIADVGPAVALTARDDWDGFGGPFTPRDFQQQNLAGVLDAAVSWSTALSTIRNTSDRS, encoded by the coding sequence ATGATGAAGATCGCCGTCATCCTTGCCAGCACCCGGCCGGGTCGCACCGGCGAAGCCGTCGCCCGCTGGGTGATGGACAACGCCGTCACCCCCGGCGACGCCGACTACGAACTTGTCGACCTTGACGACCACACCCTCCCCGACCTCGATGAGCCGGTACCGCCGGCCGCGGGGCTATACGCCGCGCCGCACACGCTGGCGTGGGCCGAGGTCGTGGGCCGCTTCGACGGGTACGTGTTCGTCACCCCCGAGTACAACCACTCCTTCCCCGGCAAGCTGAAGAACGCACTGGACCGGGTATGGGCGGAGTGGAACAACAAGGCCGCCGGTTTCGTCTCCTACGGCGCCGACGGCCGGGTCCGCGCCGTCGAGGCGCTGCGCCCCGTGTGCGCGACCCTGCGCATCGCCGACGTCGGCCCGGCTGTCGCGCTCACCGCGCGAGACGACTGGGACGGATTCGGCGGCCCGTTCACGCCGCGCGACTTCCAGCAGCAGAACCTCGCCGGTGTGCTCGACGCCGCCGTGTCGTGGTCCACCGCGCTCAGCACCATCCGTAACACCAGCGACCGTTCCTGA
- a CDS encoding zinc-binding dehydrogenase: protein MIVHGASSAVGVSLLQQLRPFGVRILGTASENNFDLIRRFGGEPFAYGTGLQERLAEAAGRDAINAAYDNVGTDEALDVSLALTPDPSRVVSIAGFSRMARDGYQVVGGNIPDSVRFRDEVRSHLVELAARRELVVPVSRTFPLADARAALELLAGQHPGGKFALIP from the coding sequence GTGATCGTGCACGGCGCCTCCAGCGCCGTCGGGGTCAGCCTGCTGCAACAACTTCGGCCCTTCGGTGTGCGCATCCTCGGAACAGCGAGCGAGAACAACTTCGACCTTATTCGCCGCTTCGGCGGCGAACCATTCGCCTACGGCACCGGACTCCAAGAGCGCCTCGCCGAGGCCGCAGGCAGGGATGCCATCAATGCCGCCTACGACAACGTCGGCACCGACGAAGCACTCGACGTGTCCCTCGCCCTCACCCCCGACCCCTCCAGGGTCGTCAGCATCGCCGGATTCTCCCGTATGGCGCGCGACGGGTATCAGGTCGTCGGCGGCAATATTCCCGACAGCGTCCGGTTCCGCGACGAAGTCCGCTCCCACCTCGTCGAGCTCGCCGCCCGTCGCGAGCTGGTGGTCCCGGTCTCACGAACCTTCCCGTTGGCCGACGCGCGCGCAGCGCTGGAACTGCTCGCCGGCCAGCACCCCGGCGGTAAATTCGCGCTCATTCCCTAG
- a CDS encoding alcohol dehydrogenase catalytic domain-containing protein: MATRWIATRLGSFDGLQESDEEVDAPETGEVTIEVRAVGMNPTEFKGLLGESDPALLPLPIGNELAGIITAIGPDTQIGSGGGAIGDAVLAYRVPGAYASVLNVNASDVFAKTDALSFPAAANLFLVGATAADMLRVVERSQAAP, from the coding sequence ATGGCCACGAGATGGATCGCAACACGGCTCGGCAGCTTTGACGGATTACAGGAAAGCGACGAGGAGGTCGACGCCCCCGAGACCGGAGAGGTGACCATCGAGGTGCGCGCCGTGGGGATGAACCCGACCGAGTTCAAAGGCCTCCTCGGTGAGAGCGACCCGGCCTTGCTGCCCCTCCCGATCGGCAACGAGCTCGCCGGGATCATCACCGCGATCGGCCCGGACACCCAGATCGGATCCGGCGGCGGCGCAATCGGCGACGCGGTGCTCGCCTACAGGGTCCCCGGCGCATACGCGTCCGTGTTGAATGTGAACGCCTCCGACGTCTTCGCCAAAACCGACGCCTTGAGCTTCCCGGCGGCGGCGAACCTGTTCCTCGTCGGTGCGACCGCCGCCGACATGCTCCGCGTCGTCGAGCGGAGCCAGGCGGCACCGTGA
- a CDS encoding alpha/beta hydrolase: protein MSERLDVTIPLPDGVTLAAWLYLPDGDRPAAGITMAHGFGGTRYHDIAPIAERISNAGYAVLLHDHRNFGDSGGTPRHDINPDQQIEDWRRVTTYLSARDEVDANRVGIWGTSYAGGHALVLAATDRRLKAVFAQVPTISGYQSGLRRVAPDQVARVEAIFAADELAQLNGEAPRMQAFVSDDPAVNAQYRQPEAIQMYLHPRQGLPDGLWENAMTVQSNRRARAYEPSIWVPRIAPTPLMMLVATHDDVAPTDLALAAYTGAGEPKELVLMDGGHFSPYNTQFELSTEAAIRHFDRYLS, encoded by the coding sequence GTGAGCGAACGACTTGATGTGACCATCCCCCTGCCCGACGGCGTGACGCTGGCCGCCTGGCTGTATCTCCCGGACGGGGACCGTCCCGCAGCAGGCATCACCATGGCCCACGGCTTCGGCGGAACCCGCTACCACGACATCGCACCGATCGCCGAACGGATCAGCAACGCCGGGTACGCGGTCCTCCTGCACGACCACCGCAACTTCGGCGACAGCGGCGGCACACCGCGACACGACATCAACCCCGATCAGCAGATCGAAGACTGGCGGCGGGTGACCACCTACCTCTCAGCCCGCGACGAGGTCGACGCCAACCGCGTCGGAATCTGGGGCACCAGCTACGCCGGCGGTCACGCCCTCGTCCTCGCCGCCACGGACCGGCGCCTCAAAGCCGTCTTCGCGCAGGTCCCCACGATCAGCGGATACCAGAGCGGCCTGCGCCGCGTCGCACCCGACCAGGTGGCTCGGGTCGAGGCGATCTTCGCCGCCGACGAGCTCGCGCAGCTGAACGGCGAAGCCCCACGGATGCAGGCATTCGTCAGCGACGACCCAGCGGTGAACGCACAGTACCGGCAACCAGAAGCGATCCAGATGTACCTGCACCCACGACAAGGTCTGCCCGATGGGCTGTGGGAGAACGCGATGACGGTGCAATCCAACCGTCGTGCCCGCGCATACGAACCCAGCATCTGGGTTCCGCGGATCGCCCCGACCCCGCTGATGATGCTCGTCGCCACCCACGACGACGTCGCACCCACCGACCTGGCCCTCGCCGCATACACCGGCGCTGGGGAGCCGAAAGAACTCGTCCTAATGGACGGTGGCCACTTCTCGCCTTACAACACGCAGTTCGAGCTGTCGACCGAGGCCGCCATCCGACACTTCGACCGCTACCTGAGCTAA
- a CDS encoding MFS transporter has protein sequence MTQALSSTAATRRHPLFFVVVAILVALFPAASSAPSPLYVIYQREWGFSSATLTVIFAIYAVGLLAALLTVGRLSDHIGRRPVLLAAIALEIISMIVFLAAGDTAALCVARLIQGVATGTAISAMGASLVDLAPQDRKGRAGLINSIAPSVGLALGALGCGALAEYAPAPTRLVYAVTLACLIVAAVAIARMPDTVARRAGAVPSLVPRVGIQAEMRRRLTPIIPALLAAWALGGLYFSLGPSIAQTVFGYRNHLAGAVVITIFCGIAAFTSLALARVPLERLGAPAAIVVGAGGVAAFLGVRTDTTGFAVIGTLLAGIGFGAISVASFGTVARWARAEHRGAVIAAVYILCYFAFSAPAVAAGFAATRLGLVATTEGYLLVVIAAAIAALALTALFAPPSHTPPSAPAEVRADPARDS, from the coding sequence ATGACGCAGGCGCTGAGCTCAACCGCCGCAACGAGGCGGCACCCGTTGTTCTTCGTGGTCGTCGCCATCCTGGTGGCCCTGTTTCCCGCCGCGTCGAGCGCCCCGTCGCCGCTGTACGTCATCTACCAACGAGAGTGGGGTTTCTCCTCAGCCACCCTCACGGTGATCTTCGCCATCTACGCGGTCGGGCTGCTCGCGGCGCTCCTCACCGTCGGACGACTCAGCGACCACATCGGCCGTCGCCCCGTGCTGTTGGCCGCGATCGCCCTCGAGATCATCTCGATGATCGTCTTCCTCGCCGCCGGAGACACCGCCGCGCTCTGCGTGGCCAGGCTCATCCAGGGCGTCGCGACCGGTACCGCGATCTCCGCCATGGGCGCAAGCCTCGTCGACCTCGCCCCGCAGGACCGCAAAGGCCGTGCCGGACTCATCAACTCCATCGCGCCGAGCGTCGGCCTAGCCCTCGGGGCGTTGGGATGCGGCGCTCTGGCCGAATACGCTCCCGCCCCGACGCGACTGGTCTACGCGGTGACTCTTGCCTGCCTCATCGTCGCCGCGGTCGCCATCGCCCGGATGCCGGACACCGTCGCCCGTCGCGCTGGCGCAGTTCCCAGCCTTGTCCCGCGCGTGGGCATCCAGGCCGAGATGAGGCGACGTCTCACACCAATCATCCCCGCCCTGTTGGCTGCGTGGGCGCTCGGCGGCCTGTACTTCTCGCTCGGCCCCTCCATAGCGCAAACGGTCTTCGGCTACCGGAACCATCTTGCCGGCGCGGTCGTCATCACGATCTTCTGCGGCATCGCCGCGTTCACGTCACTCGCGCTGGCCCGCGTCCCGCTGGAACGGCTCGGTGCTCCCGCCGCGATTGTTGTCGGCGCCGGTGGGGTGGCAGCCTTCCTCGGCGTGCGTACCGACACGACCGGTTTCGCTGTGATCGGCACGCTCCTGGCCGGCATCGGGTTCGGTGCGATCTCCGTCGCCAGCTTCGGAACCGTCGCCCGATGGGCACGCGCCGAGCACCGCGGGGCCGTGATCGCAGCGGTGTACATCCTCTGCTACTTCGCCTTCAGCGCCCCCGCAGTCGCCGCTGGCTTCGCGGCCACCCGCCTCGGGCTGGTGGCCACCACCGAGGGGTACCTGCTCGTCGTCATCGCCGCGGCGATCGCCGCCCTCGCCTTGACCGCACTATTCGCTCCGCCAAGCCACACCCCACCGTCTGCGCCGGCTGAGGTGCGTGCGGACCCTGCCCGGGACAGCTGA
- a CDS encoding SDR family NAD(P)-dependent oxidoreductase, translating to MTASPNSTPYGFATTTAEVLSGVDLGGKSAVVTGASSGLGTEIARSLAAAGAAVSLAVRDKAAGEQHAELIRASTGNAQVQVAHVNLADLASVNAFTAGWTGPLDILVNNAGALIPALQRTPQGWEKQFATHHLGHFALAAGLHDHLSVRGGRIVTLSSSGHLYSPVVFDDIHFRYRQYTDLLAYGQSKTANILFGVEAARRWAGDGITANAAMPGPTYTNFQRSMDPDQLARRLGGFDPNRDVAPPGWKTVAQGAATAVFLAASPLADGVTGWYYEDCNPATIVTDNNDYRAGLAPYAIDRENADRLWTLSAALLGR from the coding sequence GTGACCGCCAGTCCCAACTCCACGCCGTACGGCTTCGCGACGACCACCGCAGAAGTCCTTTCCGGGGTCGATCTCGGCGGGAAGAGCGCTGTTGTCACCGGGGCGTCGTCTGGGCTGGGCACAGAGATCGCTCGATCCCTCGCCGCCGCGGGAGCCGCCGTCTCCCTAGCGGTACGGGACAAGGCAGCCGGCGAGCAACACGCGGAATTGATCCGCGCCTCGACCGGCAACGCTCAGGTGCAGGTCGCGCACGTGAATCTGGCGGACCTGGCGTCGGTGAACGCGTTCACGGCCGGTTGGACCGGCCCTCTCGACATCCTCGTGAACAACGCCGGCGCCCTGATCCCAGCCCTGCAACGAACCCCGCAGGGCTGGGAGAAGCAGTTCGCGACACACCACCTGGGCCACTTCGCCCTCGCCGCCGGACTGCACGACCACCTCTCGGTGCGCGGTGGCCGGATCGTCACCCTGAGCTCCTCCGGACATCTGTATTCACCGGTCGTCTTCGACGACATCCACTTCCGCTACCGCCAGTACACAGACCTGCTCGCCTACGGCCAGTCGAAAACCGCAAACATCCTGTTCGGTGTGGAAGCGGCCCGGCGTTGGGCGGGCGACGGGATCACGGCGAATGCGGCGATGCCGGGCCCGACATACACGAACTTTCAACGCAGCATGGATCCGGACCAGCTCGCCCGCCGTCTCGGCGGGTTCGATCCCAACCGCGACGTCGCCCCACCCGGATGGAAGACCGTGGCGCAGGGAGCCGCAACAGCAGTGTTCCTGGCCGCGTCACCGCTCGCAGACGGCGTCACCGGTTGGTACTACGAGGACTGCAACCCGGCCACGATCGTGACCGACAACAACGACTACCGCGCCGGTCTCGCCCCCTATGCAATCGACCGCGAGAACGCCGACCGTCTCTGGACGCTCTCCGCGGCGCTCCTCGGCCGGTAG
- a CDS encoding alpha/beta fold hydrolase has protein sequence MATATVTTATGTPVTFTREGDGPAATVYIPGFAETTASWDALAEELAQSDREVVRIDLPGSGLRTGAATPYAIEAAATDVAAVIDAVGKPATIIAHSMGSQIAELAAISRPELVERLILIDPIPLGGAHAPGQPAPAIDAGELLHSQLDVFAELGDGGQALTTDALAVPADTLQQYCDAFAEGHPAGETTSRFEGKVLLLAGEHDPVSNPAFVESAIAPRFAHAITQTIAGAGHHPHLQATGATAAAIGAFFAAHQD, from the coding sequence ATGGCCACCGCAACCGTCACCACCGCCACCGGCACACCGGTCACGTTCACCCGTGAGGGCGACGGCCCCGCCGCCACCGTGTACATCCCCGGCTTCGCTGAAACGACCGCCTCCTGGGATGCCCTCGCAGAGGAGCTCGCCCAGAGTGACCGCGAGGTGGTTCGGATCGACCTGCCCGGCTCGGGGCTTCGCACAGGAGCGGCCACGCCGTATGCGATCGAGGCCGCCGCCACGGACGTCGCCGCGGTGATCGACGCCGTCGGCAAACCGGCCACGATCATCGCGCACAGCATGGGATCTCAGATCGCCGAACTTGCTGCGATCAGCCGCCCAGAACTGGTCGAACGCCTCATTCTGATTGATCCGATCCCGCTCGGCGGAGCGCACGCACCCGGGCAGCCAGCACCCGCCATCGACGCCGGCGAACTACTGCATTCCCAGCTCGACGTGTTCGCCGAGCTCGGCGACGGCGGTCAAGCGCTCACCACGGACGCTCTCGCCGTGCCCGCCGACACCCTCCAGCAATACTGCGACGCCTTCGCCGAAGGCCACCCTGCCGGGGAGACCACCAGCCGGTTCGAAGGCAAGGTCCTTCTCCTCGCGGGCGAGCACGACCCAGTCTCCAACCCCGCGTTCGTGGAATCCGCCATCGCACCCCGGTTCGCACACGCCATAACCCAGACCATCGCTGGCGCGGGGCACCACCCGCACCTGCAAGCCACCGGAGCGACGGCCGCCGCCATCGGCGCCTTCTTCGCGGCACATCAGGACTAG
- a CDS encoding SDR family NAD(P)-dependent oxidoreductase yields the protein MESATFTGKTILVTGASAGIGFSIASALVAAGGTVIITGRREQALKDAAVSLDPSAVGIRADAAEEADLDALFARITETHGHLDGLVVNAGGGRFASLETVTAADIDAALAANVRGAILTIQKALPLLGEGSSIVSTGSTAAPGGLVNFGLYSASKAALATLTRTWATELAPRGIRVNDIVPGPTRTPGLAGLSDGADPSGLLAGLAAETLFNRLIEPSEVAAAALFLLSDASSGMTGSELFVDAGQAHHH from the coding sequence ATGGAATCCGCCACCTTCACCGGTAAGACCATCCTCGTCACCGGCGCGTCCGCCGGCATCGGCTTCAGCATCGCATCCGCTCTCGTCGCCGCTGGCGGCACCGTCATCATCACGGGCCGCCGCGAACAAGCCCTTAAGGACGCGGCCGTGAGCCTCGACCCCAGCGCCGTCGGAATCCGCGCCGACGCCGCCGAGGAAGCCGATTTGGACGCGCTGTTCGCCCGCATCACGGAGACCCACGGTCACCTGGACGGCTTGGTCGTCAACGCCGGCGGAGGACGGTTCGCGTCCCTGGAGACCGTGACCGCGGCCGACATCGACGCCGCGCTGGCCGCGAACGTCCGCGGCGCGATCCTGACCATTCAGAAAGCGCTGCCACTCCTCGGCGAAGGCTCCTCGATCGTCTCCACCGGTTCGACCGCCGCCCCGGGCGGCCTGGTGAACTTCGGCCTTTACTCCGCGAGCAAGGCGGCGCTGGCGACCCTGACCCGCACCTGGGCGACCGAGCTCGCACCGCGCGGTATCCGGGTCAACGACATCGTCCCCGGCCCCACCCGTACCCCGGGCTTAGCAGGGCTGTCCGACGGCGCAGACCCCTCCGGGCTCCTGGCGGGGCTCGCCGCGGAAACCTTATTCAATCGGCTTATCGAGCCGTCCGAGGTCGCCGCCGCGGCCCTGTTCCTGCTCTCCGACGCGAGCTCCGGCATGACCGGCAGCGAACTCTTCGTCGATGCCGGCCAAGCCCACCACCACTGA